Proteins encoded together in one Penaeus vannamei isolate JL-2024 chromosome 41, ASM4276789v1, whole genome shotgun sequence window:
- the LOC113825620 gene encoding apidaecins type 73 isoform X1: MKYLAFVLLAAAVCASEVEKREAEPSVIPHSGYRTPLYPRYSYGPSFPTHYHKRSADAEPSTLYGVRAVIRTPVYGVYGHSVHTLHKRAADAEASRLYSHGSYSPFPVAYGGYHGHRFHKRSAEPEAEAEASRGYLPYLPYVPLPAYGRHIYKRSAEPEAEAEASQAYLSYLPYDPLPAYGRHIYKRSAEPEAEPSHLYSPVSYAHTSLHRPSLYRSLYY, from the exons ATGAAGTACTTG GCGTTTGTGCTCCTGGCGGCTGCCGTTTGCGCTTCCGAAGTCGAGAAGCGAGAGGCGGAGCCCAGCGTGATTCCTCACTCCGGCTACAGAACTCCACTCTATCCTCGATACTCCTATGGACCATCCTTCCCGACTCACTACCATAAGAGATCCGCAGACGCTGAGCCTTCCACTCTTTATGGCGTCAGGGCCGTCATCCGCACTCCTGTGTATGGCGTTTATGGACACAGCGTTCACACACTCCACAAAAGGGCTGCTGACGCTGAAGCTTCTCGACTTTACTCCCACGGAAGCTATTCTCCCTTCCCCGTAGCCTACGGAGGATACCATGGTCACCGGTTCCACAAGAGGTCTGCTGAGCCAGAAGCCGAGGCTGAGGCTTCTCGGGGCTATCTCCCTTACCTTCCATACGTTCCACTTCCAGCTTACGGCCGACACATCTACAAGAG GTCTGCTGAGCCAGAAGCCGAGGCTGAGGCTTCTCAggcttatctctcttatctaccATACGATCCACTTCCAGCTTACGGCCGACACATCTACAAGAGGTCTGCTGAGCCTGAGGCAGAGCCATCCCACCTGTACTCTCCTGTCTCCTACGCACATACTTCTCTTCATCGTCCTTCTCTTTATCGTTCCCTCTATTACTGA
- the LOC113825620 gene encoding uncharacterized protein isoform X2 produces MKYLAFVLLAAAVCASEVEKREAEPSVIPHSGYRTPLYPRYSYGPSFPTHYHKRSADAEPSTLYGVRAVIRTPVYGVYGHSVHTLHKRAADAEASRLYSHGSYSPLPVAYGGYHGHRFHKRSAEPEAEAEASQAYLSYLPYDPLPAYGRHIYKRSAEPEAEPSHLYSPVSYAHTSLHRPSLYRSLYY; encoded by the exons ATGAAGTACTTG GCGTTTGTGCTCCTGGCGGCTGCCGTTTGCGCTTCCGAAGTCGAGAAGCGAGAGGCGGAGCCCAGCGTGATTCCTCACTCCGGCTACAGAACTCCACTCTATCCTCGATACTCCTATGGACCATCCTTCCCGACTCACTACCATAAGAGATCCGCAGACGCTGAGCCTTCCACTCTTTATGGCGTCAGGGCCGTCATCCGCACTCCTGTGTATGGCGTTTATGGACACAGCGTTCACACACTCCACAAAAGGGCTGCTGACGCTGAAGCTTCTCGACTTTACTCTCACGGAAGCTATTCTCCCCTCCCCGTAGCCTACGGAGGATACCATGGTCACCGGTTCCACAAGAGGTCTGCTGAGCCAGAAGCCGAGGCTGAGGCTTCTCAggcttatctctcttatctaccATACGATCCACTTCCAGCTTACGGCCGACACATCTACAAGAGGTCTGCTGAGCCTGAGGCAGAGCCATCCCACCTGTACTCTCCTGTCTCCTACGCACATACTTCTCTTCATCGTCCTTCTCTTTATCGTTCCCTCTATTACTGA
- the LOC113825623 gene encoding apidaecins type 73-like isoform X1, producing the protein MKYLAFVLLAAAVCASEVEKREAEPSVIPHSGYRTPLYPRYSYGPSFPTHYHKRSADAEPSTLYGVRAVIRTPAYGVYGHSVHTLHKRAADAEASRLYSHGSYSPFPVAYGGYQGHRFHKRSAEPEAEAEASQAYLPYLPYDPLPAYGRHIYKRSAEPEAEAEASRGYLPYLPYAPLPAYGRHIYKRSAEPEAEPSHLYSPVSYAHTSFHRPSVHRSLYY; encoded by the exons ATGAAGTACTTG GCGTTTGTGCTCCTGGCGGCTGCCGTTTGCGCTTCCGAAGTCGAGAAGCGAGAGGCGGAGCCCAGCGTGATTCCTCACTCCGGCTACAGAACTCCACTCTATCCTCGATACTCCTATGGACCATCCTTCCCGACTCACTACCATAAGAGATCCGCAGACGCTGAGCCTTCCACTCTTTATGGCGTCAGGGCCGTCATCCGCACTCCTGCGTATGGCGTGTATGGACACAGCGTTCACACACTCCACAAAAGGGCTGCTGACGCTGAAGCTTCTCGACTTTACTCCCACGGAAGCTATTCTCCCTTCCCCGTAGCCTACGGAGGATACCAGGGTCACCGGTTCCACAAGAGGTCTGCTGAGCCAGAAGCCGAGGCTGAGGCTTCTCAGGCTTATCTCCCTTACCTTCCATACGATCCACTTCCAGCTTACGGCCGACACATCTACAAGAG GTCTGCTGAGCCAGAAGCCGAGGCTGAGGCTTCTCGGGGCTATCTCCCTTACCTTCCATACGCTCCACTTCCAGCTTACGGCCGACACATCTACAAGAGGTCTGCTGAGCCTGAGGCAGAGCCATCCCACCTGTACTCTCCTGTCTCTTACGCACATACTTCATTTCATCGTCCTTCTGTTCATCGTTCCCTCTATTACTGA
- the LOC113825623 gene encoding uncharacterized protein isoform X2, producing the protein MKYLAFVLLAAAVCASEVEKREAEPSVIPHSGYRAPLYPRYSYGPSFPTHYHKRSADAEPSTLYGVRAVIRTPAYGVYGHSVHTLHKRAADAEASRLYSHGSYSPFPVAYGGYHGHRFHKRSAEPEAEAEASRGYLPYLPYAPLPAYGRHIYKRSAEPEAEPSHLYSPVSYAHTSFHRPSVHRSLYY; encoded by the exons ATGAAGTACTTG GCGTTTGTGCTCCTGGCGGCTGCCGTTTGCGCTTCCGAAGTCGAGAAGCGAGAGGCGGAGCCCAGCGTGATTCCTCACTCCGGCTACAGAGCTCCACTCTATCCTCGATACTCCTATGGACCATCCTTCCCGACTCACTACCATAAGAGATCCGCAGACGCTGAGCCTTCCACTCTTTATGGCGTCAGGGCCGTCATCCGCACTCCTGCGTATGGCGTGTATGGACACAGCGTTCACACACTCCACAAAAGGGCTGCTGACGCTGAAGCTTCTCGACTTTACTCCCACGGAAGCTATTCTCCCTTCCCCGTAGCCTACGGAGGATACCATGGTCACCGGTTCCACAAGAGGTCTGCTGAGCCAGAAGCCGAGGCTGAGGCTTCTCGGGGCTATCTCCCTTACCTTCCATACGCTCCACTTCCAGCTTACGGCCGACACATCTACAAGAGGTCTGCTGAGCCTGAGGCAGAGCCATCCCACCTGTACTCTCCTGTCTCTTACGCACATACTTCATTTCATCGTCCTTCTGTTCATCGTTCCCTCTATTACTGA